From Candidatus Eisenbacteria bacterium, one genomic window encodes:
- a CDS encoding ATP-dependent 6-phosphofructokinase encodes MSRLKRIGVLTGGGDVPGLNAAIRALTLRAADDGCEVLGIKRGWLGLLEIDTARPDGASVIPLDRTRVRTVDRHGGTFLHTSRTNPAKVKRSELPAHLEGAVPPDAKTADLTDHVLAVLKALRLDALVAIGGDDTLSYAVHLNKMGFPVLGIPKTMDNDVPGTDYCIGFSTAVTRSVNFLIDLRTPAGSHERIAVVELFGRYCGETALFTGFLGSADRTAISEVPVDLGKLSRFLCEDQDCNPSHYAILVISEGATLKGGSRIESGSPDAYGHMKLGGIGDLVGAELERITGRSVLVQRLAYLMRSGPPDSVDRMVATNFAQLAYARLQEGKRGEMVALRDGCYAVVPIETAISGKRAVDVAAYYDAENYRPRINSKIGLPMFLT; translated from the coding sequence ATGAGCCGGCTCAAGCGGATAGGCGTTCTGACGGGCGGAGGCGATGTCCCTGGTTTGAACGCCGCGATCAGGGCCCTGACGCTGCGCGCAGCCGATGATGGCTGCGAGGTCCTCGGAATCAAGCGCGGCTGGCTGGGGCTCCTGGAGATCGACACCGCGAGGCCGGACGGGGCATCGGTGATCCCCCTCGATCGCACTCGGGTCCGCACCGTCGACCGCCACGGAGGGACCTTCCTTCACACATCCCGCACCAATCCGGCCAAGGTCAAGCGCTCCGAGCTTCCCGCTCACCTGGAGGGGGCCGTCCCGCCGGATGCGAAGACGGCGGATCTGACCGACCATGTCCTGGCCGTCCTCAAGGCCTTGCGCCTCGACGCGCTCGTCGCCATCGGGGGGGACGACACGCTGAGCTACGCTGTCCACTTGAACAAGATGGGCTTCCCCGTCCTGGGGATTCCCAAGACCATGGACAACGACGTTCCGGGGACCGACTACTGCATAGGCTTCTCCACGGCCGTGACGAGGAGCGTGAATTTCCTCATCGATCTGCGCACGCCCGCCGGCTCCCACGAGAGGATCGCGGTGGTCGAGCTCTTTGGGCGCTACTGCGGTGAGACAGCGCTCTTCACCGGATTCCTCGGCAGCGCCGACCGTACCGCGATCTCCGAGGTTCCCGTCGATCTCGGAAAGCTCTCTCGCTTCCTTTGCGAGGACCAGGACTGCAATCCGAGCCACTACGCGATCCTCGTGATAAGCGAGGGGGCGACGCTGAAGGGTGGATCGAGGATCGAGAGCGGTTCGCCGGATGCGTACGGGCACATGAAACTGGGCGGAATCGGCGATCTTGTCGGCGCGGAGCTGGAGAGGATCACGGGCAGATCGGTGCTCGTGCAGCGGCTCGCCTATCTGATGCGGAGCGGTCCTCCCGATTCGGTCGATCGGATGGTCGCGACGAACTTCGCCCAGCTTGCCTATGCCAGACTCCAAGAGGGGAAGCGCGGCGAGATGGTCGCCCTGCGAGACGGGTGCTACGCCGTCGTTCCGATCGAGACGGCGATCTCCGGAAAGAGGGCCGTGGATGTGGCCGCCTATTACGATGCGGAGAACTACCGGCCGCGGATCAACTCCAAGATCGGCCTGCCGATGTTCCTGACCTAG
- a CDS encoding 6-carboxytetrahydropterin synthase: MFEITREVSFSYGHRLLGHEGKCARLHGHNGRLRVALAAERLGPTGMVVDFGAVKGIVRDWLAETLDHRLVLRERDPAVAALRAIGEPIYVVDFDPTAENLARHIYEGLLRLGLPVVAVSLDETEECAATYRPG; encoded by the coding sequence ATGTTCGAGATCACGAGAGAAGTCAGCTTTTCCTACGGGCACCGCCTCCTCGGCCACGAGGGCAAGTGCGCCCGCCTGCACGGCCACAACGGCCGGCTCAGGGTGGCTTTGGCCGCCGAGAGGCTCGGACCGACCGGGATGGTCGTGGACTTCGGGGCCGTCAAGGGCATCGTCCGCGACTGGCTCGCGGAGACCCTCGACCACCGCCTGGTGCTCAGGGAGCGGGATCCGGCGGTCGCCGCCCTGAGGGCGATCGGGGAGCCGATCTACGTGGTCGACTTCGATCCGACCGCGGAGAATCTCGCGCGCCACATCTACGAGGGTCTTCTTCGGTTGGGACTTCCGGTCGTCGCGGTCTCGCTCGACGAGACCGAGGAATGCGCGGCGACCTACCGGCCCGGATAG
- a CDS encoding T9SS type A sorting domain-containing protein: MPRRPSGRTILIALLLIPLAGHAAMAVPMGNLHCNDYRGIPIAPYTIGTAVSVTGVVTAGTGTFTSSYTEVYVQDATGAVMIYKSSVPATFAIGDSITFNGTIAHYRGHTEVALNTWTVHATGQPLPEPYTMNCSQVANQFGQNYCEPQESMLIRLPRVSYTGTWGPNQLVTLHDESGTCDMWIDGDTGVGSLPPPQAHFDVIGVLKQFGGFSPPYTSGYEILPRRQADIIPLPGPAFTVLPHETDIQPNQVTIEWETDYPADSRLEFGYTTSYELGSVYDPTPVTAHSLTATGLSPALIHMYRVTSENEDGETSLPGLRFCSGSRSSGETRVYFNKSVETALALGEPANGNTDLAAVLVERIAAADHSIDVAIYSFDLQSPADALIAAHNRGVAIRFVTENRDQMQQQVLRLVQAGITVIDDSYGPNNSGGGLMHDKFWVFDHRLDTDFSDDWVLTGSWNINSEGTYTDIQNIVLIQDESLAEVYTAEINEMWGSSGNSPDPDLSRFGALKLDDTPKRFNISGRPAAVYFGPSDNQIGALCGWIGASASSAHFGILAFTRADVNIALQERFTSVPGYPVRGVFDRAEQGSQYSQYHNMIGTGSYPWDPPADVWLDAETGSLHHKYMILDVNQHLGRPITVTGSSNWSNAANNENDENLLMIEDFRVSNLFFQEFAARYHAAGGSADLTVDAPEGISGADSPVAVFPNPAQDGIRIQVAGAASGRLGATLHDVSGRRIDQMSIDAAAAGSGIEWSLRRLDAGIYFLRIEGDGISEQRRITILK; this comes from the coding sequence ATGCCACGCCGCCCATCCGGACGAACGATCCTGATCGCCCTTCTGCTCATCCCCCTCGCGGGCCATGCCGCCATGGCGGTGCCGATGGGAAACCTCCACTGCAACGACTATCGCGGGATTCCCATAGCGCCCTACACCATCGGGACGGCGGTGAGCGTCACCGGAGTCGTCACGGCGGGCACAGGGACATTCACGTCCTCCTACACCGAGGTCTATGTCCAGGACGCGACTGGCGCCGTGATGATCTACAAGAGCTCCGTCCCCGCCACCTTCGCGATCGGCGACTCCATCACCTTCAATGGGACGATTGCTCACTACCGGGGCCACACCGAGGTCGCTCTCAACACATGGACGGTCCACGCGACGGGCCAGCCTCTCCCCGAGCCCTATACGATGAACTGCAGCCAGGTGGCGAACCAGTTCGGCCAGAACTACTGCGAGCCTCAGGAGAGCATGCTGATCCGGCTGCCCCGCGTGAGCTACACGGGGACCTGGGGTCCGAATCAGCTCGTCACCCTTCATGACGAGTCCGGGACCTGCGACATGTGGATCGACGGCGACACGGGCGTGGGGAGCCTCCCCCCGCCGCAGGCGCACTTCGATGTGATCGGCGTCCTGAAGCAGTTCGGCGGGTTCTCGCCCCCCTACACGTCAGGCTACGAGATCCTCCCGCGCCGGCAAGCCGACATCATCCCTCTTCCGGGCCCCGCCTTCACGGTGCTCCCCCACGAGACCGACATCCAGCCGAACCAGGTCACGATCGAATGGGAGACCGACTATCCTGCGGACTCGCGTCTCGAGTTCGGATACACAACCTCCTACGAACTTGGCTCCGTCTACGATCCGACGCCGGTCACTGCGCACTCGCTGACCGCCACGGGTCTCTCCCCGGCCCTCATCCACATGTATCGCGTGACGAGCGAGAACGAGGACGGCGAGACGAGCCTCCCCGGGCTGCGCTTCTGCTCAGGGAGCCGCTCCTCCGGCGAGACGCGGGTCTACTTCAACAAGAGCGTCGAGACGGCCCTGGCCCTGGGCGAGCCCGCCAACGGCAACACCGATCTTGCCGCAGTGCTGGTCGAGCGGATCGCGGCCGCGGATCACTCGATCGACGTCGCCATCTACAGCTTCGATCTGCAGTCTCCCGCCGACGCGCTGATCGCCGCTCACAATCGGGGCGTGGCGATCCGCTTCGTCACGGAGAACCGCGACCAGATGCAGCAGCAAGTCCTGCGCCTCGTCCAGGCCGGCATCACCGTGATCGACGACTCCTACGGCCCCAACAACTCGGGCGGCGGGCTGATGCACGATAAGTTCTGGGTCTTCGATCATCGCCTGGACACCGATTTCTCCGACGATTGGGTGCTGACGGGATCGTGGAACATCAACTCCGAGGGGACCTACACAGACATACAGAACATCGTCCTCATCCAGGACGAATCCCTCGCGGAGGTCTACACGGCCGAGATCAACGAGATGTGGGGGTCATCGGGCAACTCGCCCGACCCGGACCTCTCCCGCTTCGGCGCCCTCAAGCTGGACGACACGCCGAAGCGATTCAACATCAGCGGGCGGCCGGCGGCCGTCTATTTCGGCCCCTCCGACAACCAGATCGGGGCGCTCTGCGGATGGATCGGCGCCTCGGCCAGCTCGGCCCACTTCGGCATCCTCGCCTTCACGCGCGCCGATGTGAACATCGCCCTCCAGGAGAGGTTCACCTCCGTTCCCGGCTACCCCGTGCGCGGCGTCTTCGACCGCGCGGAGCAGGGCAGCCAGTACAGCCAGTACCACAACATGATCGGCACCGGGTCGTATCCGTGGGATCCCCCGGCGGACGTCTGGCTGGACGCGGAGACCGGATCGCTGCACCACAAGTACATGATCCTCGACGTAAACCAGCACTTGGGCCGCCCCATCACGGTGACCGGAAGCTCCAACTGGTCCAACGCCGCGAACAACGAGAACGACGAGAATCTGCTCATGATCGAGGACTTCCGTGTCTCGAACCTCTTCTTTCAGGAGTTCGCGGCCCGCTACCACGCGGCCGGTGGATCGGCCGATCTGACCGTCGACGCGCCGGAGGGGATCTCGGGCGCGGACTCTCCCGTGGCGGTCTTCCCGAATCCCGCGCAGGACGGGATCCGCATCCAGGTGGCCGGCGCCGCTTCCGGGCGGCTCGGCGCGACCCTGCACGATGTCTCCGGCAGGCGGATCGACCAGATGAGCATCGATGCCGCCGCAGCGGGCTCGGGGATCGAGTGGAGCCTCAGGCGCCTCGACGCGGGGATCTACTTCCTGCGGATCGAGGGAGACGGCATCAGCGAACAGAGACGAATCACGATTCTCAAGTGA
- a CDS encoding 3'-5' exonuclease: MARRPETRGAGRGRARGSEAAASPEEEGALSETPTVYFSVDVEASGPFPPEFNLVSIGAVEVRSSGGEHRLGREFYVELKPIFPGFRAESMAVHGIAREHLETKGADAREAMEAFAAWTRSCLQPGEAPVFVGHNAVFDWAYINYYFQHFGMENVFGYKALDSKSLAVGVLGISWWDANKDFLLTRIPGLVGIAPEEAHNALHDARFQARILAALLDWKR; this comes from the coding sequence ATCGCGCGGCGGCCCGAGACACGCGGGGCCGGGCGAGGACGCGCCCGAGGGAGCGAGGCGGCCGCGAGCCCGGAAGAGGAGGGAGCTTTGAGCGAGACACCCACCGTTTACTTCTCCGTCGACGTGGAAGCGTCGGGCCCCTTTCCGCCCGAGTTCAACCTCGTCTCGATCGGCGCCGTCGAAGTGCGTTCATCCGGCGGGGAACACCGCCTCGGGCGGGAGTTCTATGTCGAGCTGAAGCCGATCTTCCCCGGTTTCCGGGCGGAATCGATGGCGGTCCACGGAATCGCCCGCGAGCACCTCGAGACGAAAGGCGCCGACGCCCGAGAGGCGATGGAGGCGTTCGCGGCATGGACCCGCTCCTGTCTTCAACCGGGCGAAGCCCCGGTCTTCGTCGGGCACAACGCGGTCTTCGACTGGGCCTACATCAACTACTACTTCCAGCACTTCGGAATGGAGAACGTCTTCGGGTACAAAGCGCTCGATTCCAAGTCGCTGGCCGTCGGCGTGCTCGGCATCTCCTGGTGGGATGCGAACAAGGACTTCCTTCTGACCAGGATCCCGGGACTGGTCGGGATCGCTCCCGAGGAGGCCCACAACGCTCTCCACGACGCGCGATTCCAGGCCCGGATCCTCGCGGCCCTTCTCGATTGGAAACGGTGA
- a CDS encoding deoxyribonuclease IV, which translates to MSIAGGLHHAIEQAAIHRCAAVQLFSKSSNQWAARRITQEDVDRWTAALARSPMATVAHDSYLINLASPDPELLRKSRAAFLEEVRRCDLLGIPFLVFHPGAHMGVGEDEGQSAVARSLDWVCERSEASRTLLLLETTAGQGTSLGYRFEHLAAILERSRAAQRLGVCLDTCHVFAAGYDIRTEEGYASVIREFDRRVGLRMLRCFHVNDSKRELGSRVDRHEHIGKGHIGSRAFGFLMRDERFAGIPKILETPKEGEMDRRNLALLRRLASMDDSPRARGSGPG; encoded by the coding sequence ATGTCGATCGCGGGCGGGCTGCATCATGCGATCGAGCAGGCGGCGATCCACCGCTGCGCCGCCGTGCAGCTCTTCAGCAAGTCCTCGAACCAGTGGGCCGCCCGGCGCATCACGCAGGAGGACGTCGACCGCTGGACTGCCGCCCTGGCGCGGAGCCCGATGGCGACGGTGGCGCATGACTCCTACCTGATCAATCTCGCCTCGCCGGATCCAGAGCTCTTGCGGAAGTCGCGGGCGGCCTTTCTCGAGGAGGTCCGGCGGTGCGATCTCTTGGGCATTCCCTTCCTCGTCTTCCATCCCGGCGCGCACATGGGGGTAGGAGAGGACGAGGGACAGAGCGCGGTCGCCCGAAGCCTGGACTGGGTCTGCGAGCGATCAGAGGCTTCGAGGACCCTCCTGCTCCTCGAGACGACCGCGGGCCAGGGGACGAGCCTCGGATACCGCTTCGAGCACCTGGCGGCGATCCTCGAGCGGAGCCGGGCCGCGCAGAGGCTCGGGGTCTGCCTCGACACATGCCATGTCTTCGCGGCCGGCTACGACATCCGGACGGAAGAGGGATACGCGTCGGTCATCCGGGAGTTCGATCGCCGTGTCGGTCTGCGGATGCTCCGCTGCTTCCACGTGAACGACTCGAAGAGGGAGCTGGGCTCCCGCGTCGATCGCCACGAGCACATCGGCAAGGGGCATATCGGTTCCCGCGCCTTCGGCTTTCTGATGAGGGATGAGCGCTTCGCCGGGATCCCGAAGATCCTCGAGACGCCGAAGGAAGGCGAAATGGATCGGAGGAACCTGGCTCTTCTGCGGAGACTCGCCTCGATGGACGACTCCCCGCGGGCGCGGGGAAGCGGCCCAGGATAG
- a CDS encoding AI-2E family transporter, whose translation MRRWRARSEATAGSSCAATSPPPSRFRTGTGCARSGPRGTPPRPAIPCGGGSNSPAEAGRQGRYSTRRPSRNEERGVLDKECGGAGQGPEGDRAHDGRQVREPAQPGQGVLELRRRALAFGFGFIALSILALLVAIYLQIVRPILWASTLAVLFYPLHRGILHLARRRAIVAASISTVLSVAILFIPAFLITFNLVSEVRNLWPGIRDSLGPEAYQSISRWLEESPFKGVTHFLVGTRPDTGPMAIEAELEKGVTWMQGFLLDKMRSVTLGVPALLFEAAITLLAFFFFLRHGPGWIEAIQGALPLEPDHSRRLFRIAGQTINAVFRGVILTAATQAVLAGVGFWVAGAKVPILLAFVTFIAALIPFVGPVAVWLPTALALYISGKTGAGIGLAIYGTLVVSLVDNFLRPYLIGREMKLPVLWLFLSILGALRLFGFLGVVVGPAALALAFACYRIYTEGRRSAA comes from the coding sequence GTGAGGAGATGGAGAGCCAGATCGGAAGCAACTGCGGGCAGCTCGTGCGCCGCCACCTCGCCGCCGCCGAGCCGATTCCGGACGGGTACGGGATGTGCGCGCTCCGGACCGAGGGGAACGCCCCCCCGGCCGGCAATTCCATGCGGCGGGGGATCGAATTCTCCTGCTGAGGCGGGCCGGCAGGGTCGCTATTCTACTCGACGACCTTCCAGGAACGAGGAGCGAGGCGTGCTCGACAAGGAATGCGGCGGAGCGGGCCAGGGCCCGGAGGGAGACCGGGCCCACGACGGGAGACAGGTGCGCGAGCCGGCGCAGCCCGGGCAAGGGGTGCTCGAGCTGCGGCGCCGGGCGCTTGCCTTCGGCTTCGGATTCATAGCCCTCTCGATCCTCGCGCTGCTTGTCGCGATCTACCTCCAGATCGTCCGACCGATCCTCTGGGCGAGCACGCTCGCCGTCCTCTTCTATCCCCTGCACCGAGGGATCCTCCACCTCGCCCGGAGGAGGGCGATCGTGGCCGCGTCGATCAGCACGGTCCTCTCGGTGGCGATCCTCTTCATCCCCGCCTTTCTCATCACATTCAATCTGGTGAGCGAGGTGCGCAATCTCTGGCCCGGCATCAGGGACAGCCTGGGCCCGGAGGCCTATCAGTCGATCTCGCGATGGCTCGAGGAGTCCCCCTTCAAGGGCGTCACGCACTTCCTGGTCGGCACGCGGCCCGATACGGGACCGATGGCGATCGAGGCGGAGCTGGAGAAGGGCGTCACGTGGATGCAGGGGTTCCTCCTCGACAAGATGAGAAGCGTCACGCTCGGCGTGCCGGCCCTTCTCTTCGAGGCCGCAATCACCCTGCTCGCCTTTTTCTTCTTCCTCCGCCACGGGCCGGGCTGGATCGAGGCGATCCAGGGGGCTCTTCCGCTGGAACCCGACCACTCTCGCCGGCTCTTCAGGATCGCCGGACAGACGATCAACGCCGTCTTTCGCGGCGTGATCCTGACGGCCGCGACGCAGGCGGTCCTCGCCGGCGTGGGTTTCTGGGTCGCCGGAGCCAAGGTCCCGATCCTGCTCGCCTTCGTGACCTTCATCGCGGCGCTGATCCCGTTCGTCGGCCCTGTGGCGGTCTGGCTTCCCACGGCGCTGGCTCTCTATATCTCGGGGAAGACCGGCGCGGGGATCGGCCTTGCGATCTACGGCACGCTCGTCGTCAGCCTCGTCGACAACTTCCTGCGCCCCTACCTGATCGGCCGCGAGATGAAGCTCCCCGTCCTCTGGCTCTTCCTCTCGATCCTCGGCGCGCTCAGGCTCTTCGGATTCCTCGGAGTCGTGGTGGGCCCCGCGGCGCTCGCCCTCGCCTTCGCCTGCTACAGGATCTACACGGAAGGCAGGAGGTCGGCGGCCTAG
- a CDS encoding MFS transporter — protein sequence MGAKGEASGQGGTGGGEGSGQRTSALSNYFRALRHRNFRLFWFGQLVSLIGTWMQSSAILWLVHRLTREPIWLGAAGMATFLPVLLFSLFAGVIVDRVPKRRLIIATQAVSLCLALALGTLTFTGAVTVHHILVVAFLLGTVNAFDMPARQSFVIEMVGAEDVLNAVALNSSVFNVARVIGPSIAGILIAGAGEAPCFFLNSLSFVPIIVGLASMRLPERPRRPRRPILQEVREGLLFTIATPRIRSILQAVAISSVFGITFTILLPVFADDVLGKGPRAYGLLLGAFGAGAVVGALRLAGRTSTKGSARLVALGMATLGLSLVAFSYSRSFALSEILLFIVGGAMVTQLATTNTLLQRLAPDEMRGRILSVYTFVLVGLTPVGSVLQGAVAQRLGAPWSVRIGALICILGAVWFVTRIPRWRAALLLQPLQDSAGAARPGPYPGR from the coding sequence ATGGGAGCCAAGGGGGAGGCCTCCGGCCAGGGCGGGACCGGAGGAGGCGAGGGGAGCGGCCAGAGGACGAGCGCCCTCTCCAACTACTTCCGCGCGCTCCGTCATCGGAACTTCCGTCTGTTCTGGTTTGGCCAGCTCGTGTCGCTGATCGGAACCTGGATGCAGAGTTCCGCCATACTCTGGCTCGTCCACCGATTGACGCGCGAGCCGATCTGGCTGGGCGCGGCCGGGATGGCGACCTTCCTGCCGGTCCTGCTCTTCTCCCTCTTCGCGGGGGTGATTGTCGATCGGGTCCCCAAGCGCAGGCTGATCATCGCCACCCAGGCGGTCTCCTTGTGCCTTGCCTTGGCGCTGGGGACTCTCACCTTCACGGGCGCCGTGACCGTGCATCACATCCTGGTCGTGGCCTTCCTCCTCGGCACCGTGAACGCCTTCGACATGCCGGCGCGCCAGTCGTTCGTGATCGAGATGGTCGGCGCGGAGGACGTTCTGAACGCCGTAGCGCTGAACTCCTCGGTCTTCAATGTCGCCAGGGTGATCGGACCGTCCATCGCGGGGATCCTGATCGCGGGGGCGGGAGAAGCGCCCTGCTTCTTCCTCAACAGCCTCTCCTTCGTGCCGATCATCGTCGGCCTGGCCTCGATGCGCCTGCCCGAGAGGCCCAGGCGTCCCCGGAGGCCGATTCTCCAGGAAGTGAGGGAAGGCCTGCTCTTCACGATCGCAACGCCGCGCATCCGCTCGATCCTTCAAGCGGTGGCGATCTCGAGCGTCTTCGGCATCACCTTCACGATCCTCCTCCCGGTCTTCGCCGACGACGTGCTCGGAAAGGGGCCGCGCGCCTACGGGTTGCTCCTTGGGGCGTTCGGAGCGGGGGCGGTGGTTGGAGCGTTGAGGCTGGCGGGCCGGACGAGCACGAAGGGCTCCGCGCGCCTCGTCGCCCTCGGCATGGCGACCCTGGGGCTCTCCCTCGTCGCCTTCTCCTACTCGAGGAGCTTCGCGCTATCTGAGATCCTTCTGTTCATTGTCGGGGGCGCGATGGTGACCCAGCTCGCCACGACGAACACGCTCCTCCAGCGGCTCGCCCCCGATGAGATGAGGGGAAGGATCCTGAGCGTCTACACGTTCGTCCTGGTCGGCCTCACGCCCGTGGGCTCGGTCCTCCAGGGCGCGGTCGCGCAGAGGCTCGGAGCGCCTTGGTCGGTGAGGATCGGCGCCTTGATCTGCATCCTCGGAGCGGTCTGGTTCGTCACTCGGATCCCGCGATGGCGGGCGGCATTGCTCCTGCAGCCGCTCCAGGACTCGGCGGGCGCGGCTCGACCCGGACCCTATCCGGGCCGGTAG
- a CDS encoding redoxin domain-containing protein, with amino-acid sequence MESPLLRGNLARIVSDGGGSLAEIEAEISRRRAEGATEAPDFTLPTLASAEQVSLKDFRGRVVLLNFWHPT; translated from the coding sequence ATGGAGAGTCCGCTCCTGCGCGGGAATCTGGCCCGAATCGTGAGCGATGGCGGCGGTTCGCTGGCGGAGATCGAGGCCGAGATCTCCCGCAGGCGGGCCGAGGGGGCGACCGAGGCTCCCGACTTCACGCTGCCTACTCTCGCTTCCGCGGAACAGGTCTCTCTCAAGGACTTTCGCGGCCGGGTCGTCCTTCTCAACTTCTGGCATCCCACTTGA
- a CDS encoding NAD(P)/FAD-dependent oxidoreductase, with protein sequence MGSSTRIPRHGSRRGSWRTASPRHANGCRPLSPGATLSTMETAAQAEQVVIVGAGPAGIAAAIQLARLGVRTLLLERAQPGGLLSSAALVENYPGFPSGVSGPALARMFVEQALRFGATPIPAEVTSLARTERGFRVATAAGVYTSQIVLIASGTDPRRLPALSLFAGMEDRVVHDVRPLLAAEGKRIAIVGAGDAAFDYALNLSMKNEIQILNRGTRRRCLPLLWERSRAVPSISYRPETSIIGASRSGLGRIALECSGPAGPIRIEVDYLLAALGRDPSLSFVAPELMEKAAELEQRGLLHFAGDVKNGDCRQAAVAVGDGVRAATRIRLVLEGGLA encoded by the coding sequence ATGGGTTCCTCGACACGGATTCCCCGGCACGGCTCTCGACGGGGCTCATGGCGGACCGCCTCGCCGAGGCATGCGAACGGATGCCGGCCCTTGTCCCCAGGTGCTACTCTCTCGACCATGGAAACCGCGGCGCAGGCGGAGCAAGTCGTCATCGTCGGGGCCGGACCGGCCGGGATCGCCGCGGCGATCCAGCTCGCGCGCCTTGGCGTGAGGACCTTGCTGCTGGAGCGCGCGCAGCCGGGAGGGCTTCTCTCTAGCGCGGCCCTCGTGGAGAACTACCCCGGCTTTCCGTCGGGCGTCAGCGGCCCGGCTCTTGCGCGGATGTTCGTGGAGCAGGCGTTGCGCTTCGGGGCGACACCCATCCCCGCGGAAGTGACATCGCTGGCGCGCACCGAACGTGGATTCCGGGTCGCGACCGCCGCGGGAGTCTACACCTCCCAGATCGTCCTCATCGCGAGCGGAACCGATCCCCGCAGGCTGCCGGCGCTGAGTCTGTTCGCCGGCATGGAGGACAGGGTGGTCCATGACGTGCGTCCGCTCCTCGCTGCGGAAGGGAAGCGGATCGCGATCGTCGGGGCCGGGGACGCGGCGTTCGACTACGCCTTGAATCTCTCGATGAAGAACGAGATCCAGATTCTCAATCGAGGGACGCGGCGCAGGTGCCTTCCGCTGCTTTGGGAGAGAAGCCGGGCCGTGCCGAGCATCAGCTACCGCCCGGAGACGTCGATCATCGGGGCCTCCAGGTCCGGGCTCGGACGGATCGCCCTCGAGTGCTCGGGCCCCGCGGGTCCGATCCGCATCGAAGTCGACTATCTGCTCGCCGCGCTCGGGCGCGATCCATCGCTCTCCTTCGTCGCCCCGGAGCTGATGGAGAAGGCCGCCGAGCTGGAGCAGCGGGGTCTGCTCCACTTCGCCGGGGACGTGAAGAATGGGGACTGCCGGCAAGCCGCCGTCGCGGTCGGCGACGGCGTGCGGGCCGCGACCAGGATCCGCCTCGTCCTGGAAGGGGGGCTCGCATGA